From the Clostridium cagae genome, the window CTATAATCTTCTACTACTCTTGCGTCTAATTTATATTCATATATATCTACATAGAAAAAATCAAATTTTTCTGATTTAGCTTTGAATGCATCTCCATGTATAATCTTAACTTTATTATTTAATCCAAAGTTTTTCCTATACATTTCTATTACTTCTTCACTAATTTCATATACTACAACTTCACTAACTTTAGATTTCTTTGCAATTTTATCTACTACATATCCAAGACCAAGACCTACAATTCCAACTTTGCCTTTAGCAAATTTTATTGCTTGATAAGAACTTTCTATTTCCTTTGGTGTAAGACGCATTAAACTTTTATCATCTTTTAATAATTGTATCATAGGCAAATCATATTCTTGTGTATTTTCATACATATATCCTTGAAGTCTTATTCCTTTACTAGTTTTCTTTTTTATAGAATAACAACCAAGGGTATACTCATTTATAAGAGAATTATATTCTTGTACTTCTTTTATTATAAAATCTTTACTATATGGTTTCATAAATTTTTCCCTTCTAAAAACTAATATAAAAATTATTATTAATAATATAAACCCTTTTAATACTTAAAATTATAACTTTTAACCTTAATACTTTAAAGAGATAAATTACTGGTAAATTATATCATACTTTCTACTTATAAAACTATAATTTGGATAATTTATAATCTTTTTATTTTGTATTTTGTATGATATACTTAATTCATTAACATTTGTTAATCATTTTAATTTAAGTAGGTGATTTATATGAAAAACATTACTATAAGCGAAGAAGCTTATAATGAATTTAAAGGTTTTTTAGATGATAATAACATATCTGATTTTAATATTAGAATAAATTTTGCTGGTGCTGCTTGTAGCGGTCCAATATTTAATATTTCAGTATCTCAAGCTACTGATAATGATGTTGTTGAAAAAGTAAATGATGTATCTTTCATCATGGAAAAAACTTTAATAGACGAATTTGGTGGCTTTATAATACTTTCTACTGATGAAAATGAAGGTAGAGGCCTTACATTAAAACCAGTTATAGCTCCTGCTGGAGGTTGCGGTGGTTCATGTAGTGGATGTCACTAATATATATAATACAATTACTTAATTTAAGTAATTGTATTTTTTTATTTACCTTCATTAATAATGTCTATATTATTAACATTTTCAATATTACTTACACTCAATTGAATATTTAAATACTCATCACTAATATCATATATTCCTTGTAACATATCGATCCAGTAATTATTTATAATAATTTTCTTTTCCCTATCCATTCCAGTAAAATTTAATAATTTTGTAGAATTAAAATCTTCAAAATAATGATATATCTTCCCCGATAATTCCTGCATAACGACAAAATCATTTAAATAATCTTCATTTAACATTAAACCAGATTCTCTATTTTTCATAGCTTCAGTTAATACAATAAACATATATTCTTTTATTCTACCATGTACATCATTTTGTATTATTTTCTTAGTTTCTATTTCTTTAGAAAATCTCGAAAAATTATTTACTTTATATTCACCATATTGTTCCCATAATTCTATTGTATTATTTGCAATAATTTCATAATTCTTATAGAGCTTTAATAATTCTTCATTTTTTATACATCCTTGATCTATGCTCATATTAAGAATATCCATATTACTTTCATTTCTTTGTCTTACACTATCAATATTAATTTGAGATTCTTTACCGATTCTATATTTATAATTTCGTATATTAACATAACTAAAAATATTTATTATTAAGCTAATAGTAAATAATACAGTTATAATAATCGCATAATCTCTTACTTTAAATTTTTTACTCAAACTTCCTCTCCTTAGTTCCTCATTTAATTATCTGTAGTTTAAATCGTTCCTAATTATCTAGCCCAGTCATGTATTACCGAATTAACCATACGTAATCCAACATTGCCCTCAACCTTTTCTTCTTTATCACTGCTTATTCTTTTTACCGTTCCATAATGATTTTTTAACGAGAATTCTTCTGAACCAATTAACACCCATATTATTCTTTTATTCAACGGCTTTATATCTAATTCCTTTTCACCTACACCATCTGTAAAATAAATTAATATAGAATTTCTTAAATTATTTTCTAATATGTACTTAAATACTGGTGTAAAAGCAGTTGCCCCATTATTTTCATATCTTTTTTTTATATCTTTCTCACTTCTTAATTTATACACTCTTTTAATAGTATCATCACATTCTATTATTGTTATAGTATTATTTATAGTTTTACTTATCTCTAATATTTCAACTAAAATTTTATGTAAAGTATCATCACTCATACTTGCGCTTATATCAATTGCAACTATTAGTTCAGATTCATTTTTAGGTAATCTTCCCCTCAAATCTAACCTATTAGGTTGTCTTCTATTTCTTCTAGTTGTAGTTTTCTTATATCCACTTTTTATAGCTGGTAATATATTTTTTAATATTCTTTGCCAAGATATTTCTGCTTTTTCCCTATAACTTAAAATTATATCTTCAATATCACTTGGCATATTTTCATCATATATACTAATTGCTGTCTTTTTAGTTAAACTTTCTATATCTTCTTGAGATACATCTATTTCTTCCCATATATCATGAGCATTTTCTAAATTAATTTCATCTAATGACTCTTCTTTGTCAATTTTAGGTTCCTTTATTCTTAATTTAATTGATTTATAAATTTCTTCTGCATATTCCTCAGCACTTCTATCTTCTTTTAAATTTAAGTTATACTCTATGTTTATGGAATTAATCTTTTTGCTCCAAGGTGGAAGATTTTTTATATATTGATTTATCGAAATATCTAGTGCAGTATTTATAGCTTCCTTACTTAATCTTTCTTTCATTTTTCTCTCTCTAGAAAAATGTGAATACATTATATGATAAATTTCATGCTTAAATAATGCTGACATTTCTTTCTTTTCACATTGTAAAAATAATATAGGATTAAAGTACATATTAAATCCATTTCTTTTAGGAATAGTAGCTATAGGAGACTTCAAGTCAATTCTTATTTGCCTTTTTACTCTTAACATAAATTGGCCAAAAAATGAATCTTCACTTTCTAATAAATCAAGAATAACCTGTTCAACTAATTCAAAAAAACTCTTTATATACATATTATCAAGTTCATCAATGCTTTTTATATTATACGCTTTTTTTAAAAGTTCTTCTTTTTTGTTATTAAAATCCACATAACTCCTCCTTTAAATTGTATCAATGTTTATTTAATGTAACTATACTTAATATTATTAAATTTAACTACTCTGATAAACTTTACCTATATATTAACATTTTACTGAAAATATCCTATTTGATAAATATGTTAAAAAAGCTTTCTATAAATTCATCTTGATTTAATAACAATTCATATAACCCATCTTTATGGTCTTTTTTAATTTCTTTCATTATTCCAAGTCTTAAATCTCTAGGATATAAATCTAACACCTTTGAAAATAATATTAAATTCTTCTCTGAAGAATTTCTTTCTACAAATAAGATTGCATTTTTAGCTAATATATATAATCTTGAGTGATTTTCATTTTCTAACTTTTCCTTTAAATCAACACTTAAAATTTCATTTTCAAATAAATCTTCAACTTTGATCAATGGTTTTCTTATATGAAGTATAAAATCAGCAAAATCATTACATATATTAGATCCAACATTTCCTCTCACAGTATTTAAAAATATATTTAAATCATATTTATCCTTGTTATTTAAATACACCTCATAAGCTTTAGATATCCTCTGCCAACTTCTTGGAGTTGCTTTTATACTCTCATTTGAATTTGGCGTATGTAAATATTGCGGAAACGTAGATATAAATTCTATTATATGTTCATGAATATTTCCTTCTATACTCATACCCCACTTTATCCATTCCTTCACATCTGATTGCATTTCTAACCACACAAATCTATCTTCTTGAGCTGGATCCATATCTACTACTTCATATTGACTATCTGAAAATCCATCATACTTATTTGACGGATTCATAGCTGCAATAACTTTCACTCTTTCATCTAAAACATAACCATTTATCTCTCTGTTTAATATAAGATTCATAAGTTCCTGTGAAACTGCATGATCACATCTATTTAATTCATCAATAAATAATATAACTCCATTTACATCATTTTTACATAATAAATTTTTCACCTCTATTAATTTATTATGTGTTGCATACACTACTTCTCTATTTTCTACTACAGGTAATCCCCCTATTTCACCTTCTT encodes:
- a CDS encoding vWA domain-containing protein, giving the protein MDFNNKKEELLKKAYNIKSIDELDNMYIKSFFELVEQVILDLLESEDSFFGQFMLRVKRQIRIDLKSPIATIPKRNGFNMYFNPILFLQCEKKEMSALFKHEIYHIMYSHFSRERKMKERLSKEAINTALDISINQYIKNLPPWSKKINSINIEYNLNLKEDRSAEEYAEEIYKSIKLRIKEPKIDKEESLDEINLENAHDIWEEIDVSQEDIESLTKKTAISIYDENMPSDIEDIILSYREKAEISWQRILKNILPAIKSGYKKTTTRRNRRQPNRLDLRGRLPKNESELIVAIDISASMSDDTLHKILVEILEISKTINNTITIIECDDTIKRVYKLRSEKDIKKRYENNGATAFTPVFKYILENNLRNSILIYFTDGVGEKELDIKPLNKRIIWVLIGSEEFSLKNHYGTVKRISSDKEEKVEGNVGLRMVNSVIHDWAR
- a CDS encoding HesB-like protein, which codes for MKNITISEEAYNEFKGFLDDNNISDFNIRINFAGAACSGPIFNISVSQATDNDVVEKVNDVSFIMEKTLIDEFGGFIILSTDENEGRGLTLKPVIAPAGGCGGSCSGCH
- a CDS encoding AAA family ATPase, whose product is MNYTETLKTVDLVMNSNDVPLIIGESGIGKTSLVRDVAKNNDYLLVTIDANLLKEGEIGGLPVVENREVVYATHNKLIEVKNLLCKNDVNGVILFIDELNRCDHAVSQELMNLILNREINGYVLDERVKVIAAMNPSNKYDGFSDSQYEVVDMDPAQEDRFVWLEMQSDVKEWIKWGMSIEGNIHEHIIEFISTFPQYLHTPNSNESIKATPRSWQRISKAYEVYLNNKDKYDLNIFLNTVRGNVGSNICNDFADFILHIRKPLIKVEDLFENEILSVDLKEKLENENHSRLYILAKNAILFVERNSSEKNLILFSKVLDLYPRDLRLGIMKEIKKDHKDGLYELLLNQDEFIESFFNIFIK